TGTGATTGTGTTGCAGGTGGGTGATGGTACGCGTCAGATTTCTGATACATCAGGTTTGAAAGAACCTGAATATGAAGAGATAGAAGTTGTAGAGAAGGTTCCTAAATACGATGAGGTTGAGGAATATGTGGAAGTACCAGTTGACGAGAATGGCAACGAGATAAAAGATGGACGTGGAAAGACGAACGCTGGTAGTTCGGGTTCTTCTTCACAGTTGGGCTTGCCTGCTGATCCATCTTCGGTTAGACCAAAAGAATAAAGTGCAATGATGACAGAAGAAGAAACGATATTTGACGATGAACTTAACGACGACTTCCTTCCCACAGCGTCTAACGAGGGGGGAGAGGGAGAGTTGTATGAGCACTTCCGTGTCATTGTTGATAAAGGTCAGGAGCCAGTTCGTATTGATAAGTTCCTCTTTGAACGAATGCAACACTCCAGTCGTAATCGTATCCAGAAGGCTGCTGACGCTGGCTATATCCATGTGAATAATGCGCCAGTGAAGAGTAATTATAAGGTACGTCCAGAGGATGTTATTACCTTGATGCTCGACCGTCCGAAGCATGACGATACGATAGAAGCTGAGGATATACCATTAGATGTTGTCTATGAAGACGACATTCTGATGGTTGTCAATAAGCCTGCGGGTCTTGTTGTACATCCAGGAGCAGGTAATTTTCATGGTACATTGATTAATGCTATTGCTTGGCACTTGAAAGATATGCCTTCCTTTGACCCTAATGACCCAGAGGTTGGATTGGTACATAGAATAGATAAGGACACAAGTGGGCTCTTGGTGATTGCGAAGACACCTGATGCAAAAACTGCATTGGGTAAGCAATTCTTCAATAAGACAACCCATCGCAGCTATAATGCTATCGTTTGGGGAAACATGACAGAAGATGAAGGGCGCATCGATGGGAACATTGCACGTGATCCGAAAGACAGATTGCGCATGACGGTCTTCCCTCCTGACTCTGAGATAGGCAAAGCAGCTGTTACACATTATCGTGTCATTGAACGCTTCGGCTATACAACACTCATTGAATGTGTTCTTGAAACTGGTCGTACGCATCAAATACGTGCACACATGAAACATATTGGTCACCCATTGTTTGGGGATGAGCGTTATGGTGGAACGGAGATCTTGCGTGGTCAGCGATCAGGTTCTTACAGGGCTTTTATTCGTAATTGTCTTGCACTTTGCAATCGTCAAGCACTACATGCACGAACATTAGGCTTTGTGCATCCTGTTATGGGTGAGCAAATGGACTTCACCAGCGAACTGCCAGCTGACTTAACTGCACTCATTGAAAAATGGAGAGGTTTTGTTAGTGGACAAGCGGATGAGGTCGTTAGCTGACGAGTGGACTGGTAAACGAGTTGACACGATGTTTGTTAACAAGTTGTGAGAATGTCAGAAAGAAATATATTCAGATAAAAATAAGAAATAATAATAGCCCAATCATCCCCAAGTAGTTTGTTCTTAAAGAGGAAAGAGTGGGTGTAAAAAATAAAAAGACACAATGAAAGATTCAAAGCGTACAATCGCTATCGTCTGTGGTGGCGATTCTTCAGAACATGATGTATCTATGCGTTCAGGACAGGGATTATACTCTTTCTTTGACAAGGAGCGTTACAATATATATATAGTTGATGTAAAGGGAGTCGATTGGAATGTAGAATTGCCTGATGGTAGTTTGTCACCAATTGATAAGAACGACTTCTCGTTTGTCATGAACGGTGAGCGTGTAGAATTCGATTATGCTTATATTACAATCCATGGTCAGCCAGGTGAGAATGGTGTGATGCAAGGTTACTTTGATCTTATCCAACTACCATACTCAACAGGAGGTGTGTTGGTTGAGGCATTGACCTTTGATAAGTATGTTCTTAACAACTATCTGCGTGGCTTTGGTATAAAGGTTGCAGATAGTATTTTGCTCCGTCGTGGTGAAGAGTATGATGAGGCTGAGATTGAAAAGCGACTTGGCATGCCTTGCTTTGTAAAGCCAGCGGCTGATGGTAGTAGCTTTGGTGTATCAAAGGTGAAGAATATTGATCAGCTCGCGCCAGCTCTTCGTGTAGCTTTTATGCAGAGCGATGAGGTTATGATTGAGGCTTTCATGGACGGTATGGAAATCTCTCAGGGTGTTTATAAGACAAAGGATAAGTCGGTTGTCTTCCCAGCTACTGAGGTTGTGACAAGCAATGAGTTCTTTGACTATAACGCTAAGTACAATGGTCAGGTAGAGGAGATTACACCTGCTCGTATGTCAGATGAGACCGCTAAGCGTGTTGCTGCTGAGACAAGTCGCATCTATGATATTCTGCATGCTAATGGTATCATTCGTATTGACTATATTATTTCAAAGGATAAGGATGGTAAGGATGTTATCAATATGCTTGAAATCAATACCACACCAGGTATGACAGTCACCAGCTTTATTCCACAGCAGGTACGTGCAGCAGGCTTAGATATTAAGAACGTTCTGAGCGATATTGTTGAGAATCAATTTAAGTAAACAGATAGAATAAGTCTTTCTGAAAAGTAAAAGAGGGTATCAGAATTGCCATCGTCTTTATGACAGGCTTCTGATACCCTCTCTTTTTATGTTTGTTTGCTGGTTATTTGCGAACTATTGTTATTATCTTCTGCGAGTAGTTGCTGGACGCTTACCAACTGGACGCTTGCCAACAGGCTTCTTACCAACATTCTTCTTTGCCGCTGGGCGACTACCAACTGTTCTCTTATTAGAAGACTGAGCGTTAGAGGTCTGCTTGGTTGTAACAGGCTCTTCGTGTACAATTCTTTCAGGCATCTTATTCTCTGGACGAGCAAAACCATCTTTCTCAGCACGCTTACTCATAGTCTTGATACGCTTGTCGAGGTCAGGGTGTGATGAGAACATACGCTGCCACTTGCTATCTTTTTGGACACCAGCATCCTCTTCTAACTTCTTGAGACGCTCGAATGCAAGTGCCATAGCCCAAGGGTTCTTACCATTCTTCTTGAGGAACTCATAACCATAGCCATCAGCTTTGCTCTCCTGCTTCTGTGAGTAGGTGGCGTTGAGGAGTGACTCTCCAAGGCTACCGAGCTGTGACTCGCTCAGTGCAGCAGCAGCTCCATTGGTTGATGCGATTCCATCTTTCAAAGCAGAGGTTAACAATGCGGTGCGGAAACCTTTCTTAGAGTCCTTATGTGCAACGTGACCAATCTCATGACCGATAACACCTAATAACTCTTCGTCTGTCATTACGTCCATCAAAGAGGAGAACACACGTACGCTACCATCTGGGCAAGCGAAAGCGTTTACGTCAGTAACATAATATACTTTAAAGTTCAAAGGAATGCCTTCAACCTCATTCAGTCCCTGTGTGAGTCTGTTTAGACGTTTTGTGTATGGGCTTTTGGCATCACAAACATGGTTGTGCTCATCCATCCACGCAACATACTCTTTTACGTATTTTGCCATGTCGGCATCTGTTAATGTGGCTGCTTTAAGAACTTTTGTGGCACCTCCTACAGCTTTACCAATATTGAACTGAGCCTTCATTGGCAAGGTTCCTAAGAGGAGGAAGGCACTCATACATACGCCGTAGATACTTTTTCTCATAAGAAATTGTTTTATTAATGATAACTTTCACTTGCAAATTTATATATAATTTCTTAAATTTTCAAGACTAATTTCTCTTTTCTATTATTAGTAATTAGTATTTTAATGTCCCCTCTTACTATTAATTATAACGGCAATAAGTAATCTGATATACTATCTTTTGTTGTTGTGTTGAGGCTTAACACAGATTGTGTTGGCGCTTAGCACCAATGGTGCGAAGCACTCAATACTATGCTATAGGTACTTAGAAAGGCTATTATTTGGGTTAAAAACGTTGTTAACTCCTATAAGGTAATACTATTCTCATAAATCTTACTCGGTAGAAATCTTCATCAATGAAAGTAGAAATCTTTATCAATAAAAATAGAAATGTTCATCAATAAAAAAGGACAACCC
The Prevotella melaninogenica DNA segment above includes these coding regions:
- a CDS encoding RluA family pseudouridine synthase translates to MMTEEETIFDDELNDDFLPTASNEGGEGELYEHFRVIVDKGQEPVRIDKFLFERMQHSSRNRIQKAADAGYIHVNNAPVKSNYKVRPEDVITLMLDRPKHDDTIEAEDIPLDVVYEDDILMVVNKPAGLVVHPGAGNFHGTLINAIAWHLKDMPSFDPNDPEVGLVHRIDKDTSGLLVIAKTPDAKTALGKQFFNKTTHRSYNAIVWGNMTEDEGRIDGNIARDPKDRLRMTVFPPDSEIGKAAVTHYRVIERFGYTTLIECVLETGRTHQIRAHMKHIGHPLFGDERYGGTEILRGQRSGSYRAFIRNCLALCNRQALHARTLGFVHPVMGEQMDFTSELPADLTALIEKWRGFVSGQADEVVS
- a CDS encoding D-alanine--D-alanine ligase translates to MKDSKRTIAIVCGGDSSEHDVSMRSGQGLYSFFDKERYNIYIVDVKGVDWNVELPDGSLSPIDKNDFSFVMNGERVEFDYAYITIHGQPGENGVMQGYFDLIQLPYSTGGVLVEALTFDKYVLNNYLRGFGIKVADSILLRRGEEYDEAEIEKRLGMPCFVKPAADGSSFGVSKVKNIDQLAPALRVAFMQSDEVMIEAFMDGMEISQGVYKTKDKSVVFPATEVVTSNEFFDYNAKYNGQVEEITPARMSDETAKRVAAETSRIYDILHANGIIRIDYIISKDKDGKDVINMLEINTTPGMTVTSFIPQQVRAAGLDIKNVLSDIVENQFK
- a CDS encoding M48 family metallopeptidase, yielding MRKSIYGVCMSAFLLLGTLPMKAQFNIGKAVGGATKVLKAATLTDADMAKYVKEYVAWMDEHNHVCDAKSPYTKRLNRLTQGLNEVEGIPLNFKVYYVTDVNAFACPDGSVRVFSSLMDVMTDEELLGVIGHEIGHVAHKDSKKGFRTALLTSALKDGIASTNGAAAALSESQLGSLGESLLNATYSQKQESKADGYGYEFLKKNGKNPWAMALAFERLKKLEEDAGVQKDSKWQRMFSSHPDLDKRIKTMSKRAEKDGFARPENKMPERIVHEEPVTTKQTSNAQSSNKRTVGSRPAAKKNVGKKPVGKRPVGKRPATTRRR